A DNA window from Hemibagrus wyckioides isolate EC202008001 linkage group LG11, SWU_Hwy_1.0, whole genome shotgun sequence contains the following coding sequences:
- the itm2ba gene encoding integral membrane protein 2Ba isoform X2, whose product MVKVTFNSALAQKELKKGEKDEALIPQEGDVEEVLRVRQQSWAWCWCVCLGLALMLSGVVVGGAYLYKHYMMEEEEVYFCGVSYSEEHFMVPDSAEEHSAPLKRLDERVRILEKEQVELISVPVPEFSDSNAAEIVHDFVLRLTAYLDLSLNKCYITPLNTSVVMPPRDLLDLLINIKAGTYLPQSYMVREQMVVTEKVEDLEQLGYSIYMLCKDKDTYKLQRKDTIPGIQKREALNCQKIRHFENRFVLETLICE is encoded by the exons ATGGTTAAAGTAACATTTAACTCCGCTTTGGCGCAGAAGGAGCTGAAGAAAGGGGAAAAGGACGAGGCTCTAATCCCACAGGAAGGG gatgttgAGGAGGTTCTGCGGGTCAGGCAGCAGTCTTGGGCCTGGTGCTGGTGCGTGTGTCTGGGTCTGGCCCTCATGCTGTCCGGCGTGGTGGTCGGAGGAGCTTACCTCTACAAGCATTACATGATGGAg gaggaggaggtgtaTTTCTGCGGCGTGAGCTACAGCGAGGAGCACTTCATGGTTCCTGACAGCGCCGAGGAGCACAGCGCACCTCTGAAGAGACTCGACGAGCGAGTGCGGATCCTGGAGAAGGAGCAGGTGGAACTGATCAGCGTCCCCGTGCCGGAGTTCAGCGACAGCAACGCCGCCGAGATCGTGCATGACTTCGTCCTC cGTCTGACTGCTTACCTGGATCTGAGTCTGAATAAGTGTTACATCACCCCTCTGAACACCTCCGTCGTCATGCCGCCCAGAGACCTTCTCGATCTGCTCATCAACATCAAG gccggCACCTACCTGCCGCAGTCATACATGGTGCGTGAGCAGATGGTTGTGACGGAGAAGGTGGAGGATTTGGAGCAGCTTGGTTACTCCATCTACATGCTGTGCAAAGACAAAGACACTTACAAACTCCAGCGCAAGGACACCATAccag GCATTCAGAAGCGCGAGGCCCTGAACTGCCAAAAGATCCGCCATTTTGAGAACAGGTTTGTGTTGGAGACGCTGATCTGTGAATAA
- the itm2ba gene encoding integral membrane protein 2Ba isoform X1, with protein sequence MVKVTFNSALAQKELKKGEKDEALIPQEGDVEEVLRVRQQSWAWCWCVCLGLALMLSGVVVGGAYLYKHYMMEFPQEEEVYFCGVSYSEEHFMVPDSAEEHSAPLKRLDERVRILEKEQVELISVPVPEFSDSNAAEIVHDFVLRLTAYLDLSLNKCYITPLNTSVVMPPRDLLDLLINIKAGTYLPQSYMVREQMVVTEKVEDLEQLGYSIYMLCKDKDTYKLQRKDTIPGIQKREALNCQKIRHFENRFVLETLICE encoded by the exons ATGGTTAAAGTAACATTTAACTCCGCTTTGGCGCAGAAGGAGCTGAAGAAAGGGGAAAAGGACGAGGCTCTAATCCCACAGGAAGGG gatgttgAGGAGGTTCTGCGGGTCAGGCAGCAGTCTTGGGCCTGGTGCTGGTGCGTGTGTCTGGGTCTGGCCCTCATGCTGTCCGGCGTGGTGGTCGGAGGAGCTTACCTCTACAAGCATTACATGATGGAg TTCCcgcaggaggaggaggtgtaTTTCTGCGGCGTGAGCTACAGCGAGGAGCACTTCATGGTTCCTGACAGCGCCGAGGAGCACAGCGCACCTCTGAAGAGACTCGACGAGCGAGTGCGGATCCTGGAGAAGGAGCAGGTGGAACTGATCAGCGTCCCCGTGCCGGAGTTCAGCGACAGCAACGCCGCCGAGATCGTGCATGACTTCGTCCTC cGTCTGACTGCTTACCTGGATCTGAGTCTGAATAAGTGTTACATCACCCCTCTGAACACCTCCGTCGTCATGCCGCCCAGAGACCTTCTCGATCTGCTCATCAACATCAAG gccggCACCTACCTGCCGCAGTCATACATGGTGCGTGAGCAGATGGTTGTGACGGAGAAGGTGGAGGATTTGGAGCAGCTTGGTTACTCCATCTACATGCTGTGCAAAGACAAAGACACTTACAAACTCCAGCGCAAGGACACCATAccag GCATTCAGAAGCGCGAGGCCCTGAACTGCCAAAAGATCCGCCATTTTGAGAACAGGTTTGTGTTGGAGACGCTGATCTGTGAATAA
- the nudt15 gene encoding nucleotide triphosphate diphosphatase NUDT15: MAEVLQTHTPKRPGVGLAVLITDASHPGCVLLGKRRGLVGKGLYQLPGGHIEFGETWEDCAHREVMEEVGIRLKNLRFASVVNTVKLEVNYHYITVFMQGEVDKDFVTSEPVNMEPEKNEGWSWRAWDDFPPEEQLFFSMASLKQQGFHPFSKI; this comes from the exons ATGGCAGAGGTTCTCCAGACTCACACCCCAAAGAGGCCAGGTGTGGGCCTTGCGGTTCTCATCACTGATGCGTCCCACCCGGGATGTGTGCTCCTAGGAAAGAGAAGGGGCTTGGTGGGAAAAGGGCTGTACCAGTTACCCGGGGGTCACATTGAATTCGG CGAGACATGGGAGGATTGTGCACACAGAGAGGTGATGGAGGAAGTCGGCATTCGGTTAAAAAACCTCCGGTTCGCCTCGGTAGTGAACACCGTCAAGCTCGAAGTAAActatcactacattacagtcTTCATGCAGGGAGAAGTGGATAAGGACTTTGTAACATCCGAGCCAGTGAACATGGAGCCTGAGAAAAACGAGG GATGGTCATGGAGAGCCTGGGACGACTTTCCCCCCGAGGAGCAGCTTTTCTTCTCCATGGCTAGTTTAAAACAGCAGGGTTTCCATCCTTTCAGCAAGATTTAA